One stretch of Pedobacter riviphilus DNA includes these proteins:
- a CDS encoding alpha/beta hydrolase: MKIIYIFSILLTGLFSSCSSSDSALRLKVGNQTILTSDTVKLSVKVAGKGPVCIYLHGGPGQDFLSFEKMGGANLEKCLTMVYLDQRGSGHSQNAKDYSLNRIVRDIEELRIKLGVEKVYLLSHSFGGILAINYALKYPEHLSGIIMANTIAHFMNPNQVKEQIEYGYRLLKKDTTINETDFKKLMDEAALVRKKLSTAHLGYKYIANDVNTIIKMDSIESSYKRTSDFGMTLFMPLVDSTKVQHYPEYFRDYALLTGKINIPALIITGKEDHAVGPDYYKNYRFSNQKVVQIDGSHMLYYEKNREFTVAVCAFVK, encoded by the coding sequence ATGAAAATCATTTATATCTTTTCGATCCTTTTAACCGGATTATTTAGCAGTTGTTCTTCATCGGATTCGGCACTCCGACTTAAGGTGGGCAATCAAACGATTTTAACTTCTGATACTGTGAAGTTATCTGTTAAGGTGGCAGGAAAAGGGCCGGTTTGTATCTATTTGCATGGAGGCCCTGGCCAGGATTTTCTTTCATTTGAAAAAATGGGCGGCGCTAACCTGGAGAAGTGCCTAACGATGGTTTATCTGGATCAAAGAGGATCTGGCCACTCGCAAAATGCCAAAGATTATAGTTTAAACCGGATTGTGAGGGATATAGAAGAACTGCGGATAAAATTGGGCGTAGAAAAAGTGTACTTACTTAGTCATTCATTTGGTGGCATTCTGGCGATTAATTACGCCCTGAAGTATCCCGAACATTTATCTGGTATCATCATGGCGAATACAATAGCCCATTTTATGAACCCAAATCAGGTTAAGGAACAAATTGAATATGGATATCGGTTGCTGAAAAAAGATACTACTATAAATGAAACAGATTTTAAAAAATTAATGGATGAAGCGGCGCTGGTTAGAAAAAAGTTAAGTACAGCACACCTTGGTTATAAATATATTGCCAATGATGTAAATACGATTATCAAAATGGATAGCATCGAAAGTTCTTATAAGCGCACATCGGATTTTGGAATGACATTATTTATGCCGTTGGTAGATAGTACAAAGGTTCAACATTATCCTGAGTACTTTAGAGATTATGCTTTATTAACCGGTAAAATTAACATTCCGGCTTTAATTATAACTGGGAAGGAGGATCATGCAGTTGGCCCGGATTATTATAAAAATTACAGATTTTCGAATCAAAAGGTAGTGCAGATAGATGGTTCCCACATGCTCTATTATGAAAAGAATAGGGAATTTACTGTGGCTGTTTGCGCGTTTGTTAAATAG
- a CDS encoding adenylate kinase has product MLNLVLFGPPGAGKGTQSEKLIAKYQLVHVSTGDLFRAHVKGETELGKKVSQLLADGELVPDAITIAMLEEEVDKNPDAKGFVFDGFPRTVPQAVELDLFLERKGSKIAGVIALDVDQDELTKRIAERHKTSGRPDDDAEKLKKRISEYFDKTIHVLPYYEEQGKLNKVNGIGEIETVYNDLCAVIDQYKV; this is encoded by the coding sequence ATGCTTAATTTAGTTCTCTTTGGCCCTCCAGGGGCGGGTAAAGGCACCCAATCTGAAAAGCTGATTGCAAAATATCAGTTGGTACACGTTTCAACAGGCGATCTTTTTAGAGCACACGTTAAAGGAGAAACCGAATTAGGAAAAAAAGTAAGTCAATTGTTAGCTGATGGGGAATTGGTTCCTGATGCCATTACAATTGCCATGCTTGAAGAAGAGGTGGATAAAAATCCTGATGCTAAGGGGTTTGTGTTTGATGGGTTTCCGCGTACCGTTCCGCAAGCAGTTGAGCTTGATTTATTTTTAGAGCGTAAAGGCAGTAAAATAGCAGGCGTTATTGCTTTAGATGTAGATCAGGACGAATTAACAAAACGTATTGCTGAACGTCATAAAACCAGTGGTCGCCCTGATGATGACGCTGAAAAATTGAAAAAACGGATTTCAGAATACTTTGATAAAACCATCCACGTATTGCCTTATTATGAAGAGCAAGGAAAGTTGAATAAAGTTAATGGAATTGGTGAAATAGAAACAGTATATAACGATCTTTGCGCTGTAATTGATCAATATAAAGTGTAA
- a CDS encoding OsmC family protein, with product MVKATINKEHYACSVSNGSHDIIVDEPLELGGTHKGFAPKGLLMASLASCVAITLRMYADRKAWPIDKIEVEVNIDTENGETIFFEEIVCTGILTEEQKIRLEEIAAKCPVSKILAAGHEIRSKVL from the coding sequence ATGGTAAAAGCAACAATAAACAAGGAGCATTATGCGTGTTCGGTAAGCAACGGTTCTCATGATATTATAGTAGACGAACCTTTAGAACTAGGCGGAACACATAAAGGTTTTGCCCCTAAAGGATTATTAATGGCTTCTTTAGCATCGTGTGTAGCCATTACCCTAAGAATGTATGCCGATAGAAAAGCATGGCCTATTGATAAGATTGAGGTAGAAGTAAACATTGATACCGAAAATGGAGAAACTATATTTTTTGAAGAAATTGTATGTACTGGAATACTGACCGAAGAACAAAAAATCAGACTGGAAGAAATTGCGGCAAAATGCCCGGTAAGCAAAATTTTGGCCGCTGGTCACGAAATTAGGTCGAAAGTACTTTAA
- the atpC gene encoding ATP synthase F1 subunit epsilon: MNLEILTPDKKVFEGEVTAVTVPGTLGSFQILKDHAPIISTLEDGEVIIKANKADEQRFFIKGGVVEAIHNKIVVLAEGIA; encoded by the coding sequence ATGAATTTAGAAATATTAACTCCAGACAAAAAAGTTTTCGAAGGTGAAGTAACAGCAGTTACGGTTCCTGGTACTTTAGGTTCTTTCCAGATTTTAAAAGACCACGCCCCTATCATCTCTACTTTAGAAGATGGAGAAGTTATTATAAAAGCAAATAAAGCCGATGAGCAACGCTTTTTTATTAAAGGCGGTGTGGTTGAAGCTATCCACAACAAAATTGTGGTTTTAGCCGAAGGTATCGCTTAG
- a CDS encoding DUF2130 domain-containing protein, which produces MPTEIKCPNCAHVFPMEEAMAEDYKKELREKAAAYARQKDEEYQRKLQVFESEKQQQLKAFEAKLAEEKAKLKDNLEENLRKSISADFETKLQILEGNAKDNAEKLKLAREKELEFLRREESLKVKEEEMELAFQRKMQEQRNELVEQIRKQEAEKNSIKDTEHQLRLKELEKQLDDQKKLAEEMKRKAEQGSMQLQGEVQELILEELLRSNYPFDLIEEVGKGVRGADCVQVVRNQFGQECGKIIYESKRTKDFGGDWIEKLKKDMRSMGIDVAVIVSQCYPKGMDCFGQRDGVWICSFEEVNAVAYVLREGILRLAGAVKSQENRGEKMHMLYDYLMGAEFSEQWKAIREGFMSMKLSIQRERDAMERLWKAREKQLEKVLLNATHIRGSIEGIAGSDSVQLSLTDEDDDTLLLE; this is translated from the coding sequence ATGCCTACCGAAATAAAATGCCCCAACTGTGCCCATGTTTTTCCGATGGAAGAAGCCATGGCCGAAGATTATAAGAAAGAGTTACGTGAGAAAGCGGCTGCTTATGCAAGGCAGAAAGATGAAGAATATCAACGTAAGCTGCAGGTTTTTGAGTCTGAAAAACAGCAGCAGCTGAAAGCTTTTGAGGCTAAACTTGCCGAAGAGAAAGCCAAGCTTAAAGATAATCTGGAGGAAAACTTGCGTAAAAGTATTTCGGCTGATTTTGAAACTAAACTGCAAATACTGGAAGGTAATGCGAAAGATAATGCTGAAAAACTAAAGTTAGCCCGTGAAAAAGAGCTGGAATTTTTACGCCGTGAAGAAAGTCTTAAAGTGAAGGAAGAAGAAATGGAACTTGCTTTTCAACGTAAAATGCAAGAACAGCGTAATGAGCTGGTAGAACAGATCCGTAAACAAGAGGCAGAAAAGAATAGCATTAAAGATACTGAACATCAATTACGTTTAAAGGAATTAGAAAAACAGCTCGACGACCAGAAAAAATTGGCCGAAGAGATGAAACGCAAAGCCGAGCAGGGTAGTATGCAATTGCAGGGCGAGGTGCAGGAGTTGATCTTGGAAGAATTGCTCCGTAGCAATTATCCTTTCGATTTAATTGAAGAAGTTGGCAAAGGTGTGCGTGGGGCAGATTGTGTACAGGTAGTGCGTAATCAATTTGGGCAGGAATGCGGTAAAATTATTTACGAAAGTAAGCGTACCAAAGATTTTGGTGGCGACTGGATCGAAAAACTGAAGAAAGATATGCGCAGTATGGGCATTGATGTAGCAGTAATTGTAAGTCAGTGTTATCCAAAGGGCATGGATTGTTTCGGGCAGCGTGATGGGGTTTGGATCTGTTCTTTCGAAGAAGTAAATGCTGTAGCCTACGTGCTGCGCGAAGGTATTTTGCGTTTGGCAGGTGCAGTAAAATCGCAGGAAAACCGCGGCGAAAAAATGCACATGTTATACGATTATTTAATGGGGGCAGAGTTTTCTGAGCAATGGAAAGCTATAAGAGAAGGTTTTATGAGTATGAAACTATCCATACAACGAGAACGTGATGCGATGGAACGTTTATGGAAAGCACGTGAAAAACAATTGGAGAAAGTGTTGTTAAACGCCACGCATATCCGTGGTTCAATAGAGGGTATTGCAGGTAGCGATAGTGTGCAGTTGAGCTTAACCGATGAGGATGATGATACCTTGCTTTTAGAATAA
- a CDS encoding SDR family oxidoreductase, translating into MKTILTTGSNGLLGQKLTEKVLAERKLKLVATSKGVNRYPVKDGYEYVEMDILNAVQVREVIERYSPDAIVHTAAMTNVDTCEANKELCRQLNVDAVQTLISICEEKKIQLIHLSTDFVFDGANGPYKEEDAVNPVSYYGESKVLAEELLQNSKANWAILRTILVYGITSDMSRSNIVLWAKGALEKASPINVVNDQWRMPTLAEDLAEACLLAVEKNAKGIYHISGKDYMSIADLVRKVADYWGLKQSFINEISSAGLNQAAKRPIRTGFVLDKAIKDLDYHPIVSKRVWQF; encoded by the coding sequence ATGAAAACCATTTTAACAACAGGTAGCAACGGTCTTTTAGGGCAAAAATTAACTGAAAAAGTGCTTGCCGAAAGAAAGCTGAAATTGGTGGCCACTTCAAAAGGGGTAAACCGCTACCCGGTAAAGGATGGTTATGAATATGTAGAAATGGATATTTTGAATGCTGTTCAGGTTAGAGAAGTTATTGAAAGATACAGCCCTGATGCCATTGTGCACACCGCAGCCATGACCAATGTTGATACTTGCGAAGCCAATAAAGAACTTTGTCGCCAACTAAATGTAGATGCAGTTCAAACCCTAATATCAATATGTGAAGAAAAAAAGATTCAGCTTATTCATTTAAGTACCGATTTTGTTTTTGATGGCGCCAACGGGCCTTATAAAGAAGAAGATGCCGTTAATCCGGTAAGTTATTACGGCGAATCGAAAGTATTGGCAGAAGAGCTATTGCAAAATTCAAAAGCAAACTGGGCGATCTTAAGAACAATATTAGTATATGGGATTACCAGCGATATGAGCCGTAGCAACATTGTACTTTGGGCTAAAGGTGCATTGGAAAAAGCATCACCTATTAATGTAGTAAACGATCAGTGGCGTATGCCCACATTGGCCGAAGATTTAGCTGAAGCCTGTTTATTAGCTGTAGAAAAAAATGCAAAAGGAATTTACCACATATCGGGTAAAGATTACATGAGTATTGCAGATTTAGTGCGAAAAGTTGCCGATTATTGGGGGCTTAAACAATCATTCATTAATGAAATAAGTTCTGCAGGTTTAAACCAGGCAGCTAAACGACCAATTAGAACAGGTTTCGTTTTGGATAAAGCGATTAAAGATTTAGATTACCATCCCATAGTTTCGAAGAGGGTTTGGCAATTTTAG
- a CDS encoding YtxH domain-containing protein, with the protein MKYKKLIGKYLTHKSKNNAQVALALVAGLAAGAVISILFAPDSGAGTRGKIAGGARNLRYGFQDKYNLLKEKVFGVEAIEEDITAHEVPHFKHKVAKKRNSDVQEILENAHENGQVQEGQG; encoded by the coding sequence ATGAAGTACAAAAAGTTAATTGGAAAATATTTAACGCACAAATCGAAAAATAATGCCCAGGTAGCGCTTGCTTTGGTGGCTGGCCTGGCGGCAGGTGCAGTGATTAGTATTTTATTTGCCCCTGATAGTGGTGCAGGTACCCGTGGAAAAATTGCAGGTGGGGCCAGGAACCTGAGATACGGATTCCAGGATAAATATAACCTTTTAAAAGAAAAGGTATTCGGTGTGGAAGCCATTGAAGAAGATATTACCGCACATGAAGTGCCACACTTTAAACATAAAGTAGCAAAGAAACGTAATTCGGATGTGCAAGAGATTTTAGAAAATGCACACGAAAACGGCCAGGTACAGGAAGGGCAAGGATAA
- a CDS encoding YdcF family protein, whose amino-acid sequence MIFILSKILIFVIKPIVWIFVLLIFAIASKQAKQRKRYLICALIVFFLFSNGFIVGKIINSYEASYPKAAKYDIGIILGGFSGLNKRNNEIAFNWAGDRFFQAIALYKKGQIKQLLLSSGNSNLIDRQVKEADLAIKYLKLIGIPDSAILIENQSRNTIENARYSLALIAKRNPKAKVLVITSAWHIPRAKLIFDKQTKQKIEYYPTNFSGNTEFKLGDFIIPNASALGTWELLFKEWMGLIVDRVRG is encoded by the coding sequence ATGATTTTTATCCTCTCGAAGATTTTGATTTTCGTTATTAAACCCATAGTGTGGATTTTTGTGCTTTTGATTTTTGCAATAGCATCAAAACAAGCTAAACAAAGAAAAAGATATTTAATCTGTGCCTTAATTGTTTTCTTCCTCTTCTCTAATGGCTTTATTGTTGGAAAAATAATAAACAGTTACGAAGCCAGCTATCCAAAAGCAGCAAAATACGACATTGGAATAATTCTTGGAGGTTTTTCGGGTTTAAATAAACGAAATAATGAGATTGCTTTTAATTGGGCAGGTGATAGATTTTTCCAAGCCATAGCACTATACAAAAAAGGCCAGATTAAACAGCTATTGCTTAGCAGTGGAAATTCAAATTTAATAGACCGACAGGTAAAAGAAGCCGATTTAGCCATTAAATACTTAAAATTGATTGGTATTCCTGACTCTGCAATTCTGATTGAAAACCAAAGCAGAAATACCATCGAAAATGCCAGGTACAGTTTGGCCCTCATCGCAAAAAGGAACCCTAAAGCTAAAGTTCTGGTAATTACCAGTGCCTGGCACATCCCAAGAGCAAAATTAATTTTTGATAAACAAACTAAGCAGAAAATTGAATATTACCCAACCAATTTTTCAGGAAATACGGAATTTAAATTAGGAGATTTTATCATCCCAAATGCCAGCGCATTAGGCACATGGGAATTATTATTTAAAGAATGGATGGGCTTAATTGTAGATCGTGTTAGAGGTTAA
- the atpD gene encoding F0F1 ATP synthase subunit beta, protein MPNLGKIAQIIGPVVDVSFANDAHLPKIFDALEITKENGQKIVLEVQQHLGEDRVRAISMDSTDGLVRGMDVVDTGAAIKMPVGDQIKGRLFNVVGEAIDGINTVDKTDGRPIHATPPKFEDLSTETEVLFTGIKVIDLLEPYAKGGKIGLFGGAGVGKTVLIMELVNNIAKAYAGLSVFAGVGERTREGNDLLREFIESGVINYGDEFLHSMEKGGWDLKAVDTEKLKESKATLVFGQMNEPPGARARVALSGLTVAEYFRDGDGEGAGKDILFFVDNIFRFTQAGSEVSALLGRMPSAVGYQPTLATEMGLMQERITSTKRGSITSVQAVYVPADDLTDPAPATTFAHLDATTVLSRKIAELGIYPAVDPLDSTSRILSPAVLGDEHYNTAQRVKETLQRYKELQDIIAILGMDELSEEDKLVVSRARRVQRFLSQPFHVAEQFTGLKGVLVDIKDTIKGFNMIMDGEVDEYPEAAFNLVGSIEDAIEKGKKLLAEAN, encoded by the coding sequence ATGCCTAACTTAGGAAAAATAGCACAAATTATCGGCCCAGTGGTTGACGTTAGCTTTGCTAATGATGCCCATCTACCTAAAATTTTTGATGCGTTAGAGATAACGAAAGAAAATGGACAGAAAATTGTTTTAGAAGTTCAACAACACTTAGGTGAAGACCGCGTACGTGCGATCTCGATGGACTCTACAGACGGTTTAGTTCGTGGAATGGACGTAGTTGATACTGGTGCTGCGATTAAAATGCCAGTTGGCGACCAAATTAAAGGTCGTTTATTTAATGTAGTTGGTGAAGCGATTGACGGTATCAACACAGTTGATAAAACAGACGGTCGCCCTATCCATGCAACTCCTCCTAAGTTCGAAGATTTATCTACTGAAACTGAGGTGCTTTTTACAGGTATCAAAGTAATCGATTTATTGGAGCCTTATGCAAAAGGTGGTAAAATTGGTTTATTCGGTGGTGCTGGTGTAGGTAAAACAGTATTAATTATGGAGTTGGTTAACAACATCGCTAAAGCTTATGCTGGTTTATCAGTATTCGCAGGTGTTGGCGAGCGTACTCGTGAGGGTAACGATTTACTTCGTGAGTTTATCGAATCAGGTGTAATCAACTATGGCGACGAATTCTTACACTCAATGGAAAAAGGTGGATGGGATTTGAAAGCTGTTGATACTGAAAAATTAAAAGAATCTAAAGCAACATTGGTTTTCGGACAAATGAACGAGCCTCCTGGTGCACGTGCACGTGTAGCATTATCAGGATTAACTGTTGCAGAATATTTCCGTGATGGTGATGGCGAAGGCGCTGGAAAAGACATCCTTTTCTTCGTTGATAACATCTTCCGTTTTACGCAGGCGGGTTCTGAGGTATCGGCTTTATTAGGTCGTATGCCATCAGCAGTAGGTTACCAACCAACCCTGGCAACTGAGATGGGTTTAATGCAAGAGCGTATTACTTCAACAAAACGCGGATCAATTACATCAGTACAAGCGGTATATGTACCGGCGGATGATTTAACTGACCCGGCTCCGGCAACAACTTTTGCCCACTTAGATGCAACTACGGTACTTTCGCGTAAAATTGCAGAGTTAGGTATTTATCCTGCAGTAGATCCATTAGATTCTACTTCACGTATCCTTTCTCCGGCTGTTTTAGGTGATGAACACTATAATACTGCACAACGTGTTAAAGAAACTTTACAACGTTATAAAGAATTACAGGATATCATCGCAATCTTAGGTATGGACGAATTATCTGAAGAAGATAAATTAGTTGTATCAAGAGCGCGTCGTGTTCAACGTTTCTTATCTCAACCTTTCCACGTAGCTGAGCAATTTACTGGCTTAAAAGGTGTATTGGTTGACATTAAAGATACCATCAAAGGATTTAATATGATCATGGATGGTGAAGTTGATGAGTACCCAGAAGCTGCATTTAACTTGGTTGGTAGCATTGAAGATGCAATCGAAAAAGGTAAAAAATTATTAGCAGAAGCGAACTAG
- a CDS encoding glycoside hydrolase family 97 protein produces the protein MNKKPNQSFNRSKILALICALLFFGDAFGNVPEENLKSPDGNLIASFALADGGVPTYSLKYKGKDVIKTSKLGLELKDGKSLMDGFSITDTKTSTFNETWKPVWGEVKEVVNHYNELAVTLTQKETNRYIVVRLRLFNDGLGFRYEFPEQKNLDYFVIKEEKTQFALAGDHKAFWLPGDYDTQEYSTVTSNLSEVRGKMKAAITPNASQTTFSPTGLQTPLMMKSKDGLYINIHEAALINYSLMSLNLDDKNMVLESWLTPDAVGDKGYMQAPCLSPWRTIIVSDKAADILTSKLTYNLNEPTKFKDVSWIKPTKYVGVWWEMITGKSTWAYNDLTSVQLGVTDYAKTKPNGKHAANTAHVKEYIDFAAKNGLDAVLVEGWNEGWEDWFGKTKDYVFDFVTPYPDFDVKELHRYAASKGIKMIMHHETSSSVRNYERHLDTAYKFMKANGYDAVKSGYVGNMIPRGEHHYGQWLNNHYLYAIQKAAEYKIMVNAHEAVRPTGLARTYPNLIGNESARGTEYEAFGGNNADHTTILPFTRLIGGPMDYTPGIFETKVSVYNPENTSFVHSTLARQLALYVTMYSPLQMAADLPETYNKYMDAFQFIKDVAVDWDDTKVLEAEPGDYITFARKAKGKNNWFVGRTNDEVARTSKIDFNFLDPGKKYTATIYADAKDANYETNPKAYTIRKMEVTNKTKLTQYCAPGGGYAISIIAK, from the coding sequence ATGAATAAGAAACCTAACCAATCCTTTAACCGCTCTAAAATCCTTGCTTTAATATGCGCTTTGCTATTTTTTGGGGATGCTTTCGGGAACGTTCCCGAAGAGAATTTGAAATCGCCGGATGGCAATCTGATAGCCAGTTTTGCTTTGGCTGATGGTGGTGTGCCAACTTATAGCTTAAAGTATAAGGGCAAAGATGTAATTAAAACGAGTAAATTAGGTTTGGAACTTAAAGACGGCAAATCTTTAATGGACGGTTTCTCCATCACCGATACCAAAACCAGCACCTTTAACGAAACCTGGAAACCAGTTTGGGGCGAGGTTAAAGAAGTCGTAAACCATTATAACGAACTGGCTGTAACCCTAACCCAAAAAGAAACGAACCGTTATATTGTTGTCCGCCTGCGTTTATTTAACGATGGTTTGGGCTTTAGGTATGAATTTCCGGAGCAGAAAAACTTAGATTATTTTGTAATCAAAGAAGAGAAAACCCAGTTTGCCTTAGCTGGCGACCATAAAGCATTTTGGCTTCCAGGCGATTATGATACACAGGAATACAGCACAGTGACTTCAAATTTGTCAGAAGTTCGTGGCAAAATGAAAGCCGCTATAACGCCAAATGCATCGCAAACTACTTTTTCGCCAACAGGCTTACAAACACCTTTGATGATGAAGAGTAAAGATGGTTTGTACATTAATATCCATGAAGCAGCACTCATCAACTACTCTTTAATGTCGTTAAACCTTGATGATAAAAACATGGTTTTAGAATCTTGGTTAACGCCTGATGCAGTTGGTGATAAAGGTTATATGCAGGCGCCATGTTTATCGCCTTGGAGAACCATTATTGTAAGCGATAAAGCTGCTGATATCTTGACCTCAAAATTAACCTATAATTTAAACGAACCAACCAAATTTAAAGATGTATCGTGGATAAAACCAACCAAATACGTTGGCGTTTGGTGGGAAATGATTACCGGAAAAAGTACCTGGGCCTATAACGATTTAACTAGTGTACAATTGGGTGTAACCGATTATGCCAAAACAAAACCGAACGGAAAACACGCTGCAAATACCGCACACGTAAAAGAATACATCGATTTTGCCGCTAAAAATGGTTTAGATGCGGTTTTGGTTGAAGGCTGGAACGAGGGTTGGGAAGACTGGTTTGGTAAAACAAAAGATTATGTGTTTGACTTTGTAACGCCTTACCCTGATTTTGATGTAAAAGAACTGCACCGATATGCGGCAAGTAAGGGCATAAAAATGATTATGCACCACGAAACTTCTTCGTCGGTACGTAATTATGAGCGTCATTTAGATACAGCGTATAAATTTATGAAAGCCAATGGTTACGATGCTGTTAAAAGTGGTTATGTAGGCAACATGATTCCAAGGGGAGAACATCACTATGGACAATGGTTAAACAATCATTACCTATATGCCATCCAAAAAGCAGCTGAATATAAAATTATGGTGAATGCACATGAGGCTGTTCGCCCTACTGGCTTAGCACGTACCTATCCAAATTTAATCGGAAACGAATCGGCTAGGGGAACTGAATATGAAGCATTTGGTGGCAATAATGCAGATCATACCACCATTTTACCATTTACCCGTTTAATTGGCGGGCCGATGGATTATACCCCAGGTATTTTCGAAACTAAAGTGAGTGTTTATAATCCCGAAAATACTTCATTTGTGCACAGTACCTTAGCTCGCCAGTTGGCACTTTATGTAACAATGTATAGTCCTTTACAAATGGCTGCCGATTTGCCAGAAACTTATAACAAGTATATGGATGCTTTTCAGTTTATTAAAGATGTTGCTGTAGATTGGGATGATACCAAAGTTTTAGAAGCAGAGCCTGGTGATTACATCACTTTTGCACGTAAAGCCAAGGGCAAAAACAACTGGTTTGTTGGCCGTACCAATGATGAGGTGGCGCGGACATCTAAAATCGATTTTAACTTCTTGGACCCTGGTAAAAAATATACGGCAACTATTTATGCTGACGCTAAGGATGCAAATTATGAAACCAATCCAAAAGCTTATACCATACGCAAAATGGAAGTAACCAATAAAACTAAATTGACTCAATATTGCGCACCGGGTGGAGGATATGCAATTAGTATTATAGCGAAATAA
- the obgE gene encoding GTPase ObgE, translating to MSQGSNFVDYVKICCRSGKGGAGSAHLHRDILTSMGGPDGGDGGRGGHIIVKGSIHIWTLLHLKYRKHIIAEDGGAGGSSHKFGKQGKDEILEVPLGTIAKDAETGEILFEITKDGETKILTAGGRGGLGNAHFKNSVQQTPRFAQPGEQGQEVWNILELKVLADVGLVGFPNAGKSTLLSVVSAAKPEIADYPFTTIVPNLGIVSYRGGKSFVMADIPGIIEGASKGKGLGYRFLRHIERNSVLLFMVPADTSRSIKEEYEILKSELESYNPELMQKPHVLAITKSDMLDEELMEEMKQDLPNIPSIFISSVAEKNILELKDMLWKAIEG from the coding sequence ATGTCACAGGGTTCGAATTTCGTAGATTATGTAAAAATTTGTTGCCGTTCTGGTAAGGGCGGGGCAGGTTCGGCACATTTGCATCGTGATATTTTAACGTCAATGGGTGGCCCTGACGGTGGTGATGGTGGTCGCGGTGGCCACATTATCGTTAAAGGCAGTATTCATATCTGGACATTATTACACCTTAAATACCGTAAGCATATTATTGCAGAAGATGGTGGTGCGGGTGGTAGTTCCCATAAATTCGGTAAGCAAGGTAAGGATGAAATTTTAGAAGTTCCGCTTGGTACCATTGCCAAAGATGCTGAAACCGGAGAAATCCTTTTCGAAATTACCAAAGATGGCGAAACGAAGATTTTAACAGCTGGCGGCCGCGGTGGTTTGGGTAATGCACATTTTAAAAATTCTGTTCAACAAACACCACGTTTTGCACAACCAGGTGAGCAGGGACAAGAGGTTTGGAACATTTTAGAGTTAAAAGTTTTAGCTGATGTTGGTTTGGTTGGCTTCCCAAATGCAGGAAAATCTACTTTACTTTCAGTAGTTTCGGCTGCTAAGCCAGAAATTGCCGATTATCCATTTACTACTATTGTTCCCAATCTGGGTATTGTAAGTTACAGAGGTGGAAAATCTTTTGTAATGGCCGATATCCCTGGAATTATCGAAGGTGCATCAAAAGGTAAAGGTTTAGGTTACCGTTTCCTGCGTCATATCGAGCGTAATTCGGTGCTATTGTTCATGGTTCCGGCCGATACAAGTCGCTCTATCAAAGAAGAATACGAAATTCTTAAAAGTGAATTAGAATCTTACAATCCTGAATTGATGCAAAAACCCCATGTTTTAGCCATTACCAAATCAGATATGCTTGATGAAGAACTGATGGAAGAAATGAAGCAGGACCTGCCAAATATTCCATCTATATTTATTTCGTCAGTAGCTGAAAAAAATATTTTAGAACTGAAGGATATGCTTTGGAAAGCGATTGAAGGATAA
- a CDS encoding redoxin domain-containing protein translates to MALQIGDTAPDFKLYSSDLTEVSLSGFKGKKVIIHFFPMAFTGTCTEQLCTMRDNFSYYEGIDAQVIGISVDSPFSLGKFKEVQNYQFPLLSDFNKEVSAAYGAFYEEFVFGLKGVSKRAAFVIDEEGKIAYAEVLENAKDLPDFKAINDALNA, encoded by the coding sequence ATGGCATTACAAATTGGCGATACCGCCCCTGATTTTAAATTATACAGTTCTGATTTAACAGAAGTTTCTCTTTCTGGTTTTAAGGGTAAAAAAGTTATTATCCACTTTTTTCCGATGGCTTTTACCGGTACATGTACAGAACAGTTATGTACCATGCGCGATAATTTCAGTTATTACGAAGGAATAGATGCACAGGTAATCGGTATTTCTGTAGATTCTCCTTTTTCCTTAGGTAAATTTAAAGAAGTGCAAAATTACCAGTTCCCGTTATTGTCTGATTTTAACAAAGAAGTATCTGCAGCTTATGGTGCTTTTTACGAAGAATTTGTTTTCGGATTGAAGGGTGTTTCTAAAAGGGCAGCTTTTGTAATCGATGAAGAAGGAAAAATTGCTTATGCTGAAGTTTTGGAAAATGCAAAAGATCTGCCTGATTTCAAGGCTATTAATGATGCATTGAACGCATAA